Part of the Streptomyces sp. NBC_01264 genome, TCGACGCGAAGGGCGAGCCGGTCGGCGTGAACATCATGTGGGGCTCGGTGCTGAACGCGGCGCTCAGCTTCCTGATCACCGCCGCGGTCGTCTACTTCCTGATGGTCCTGCCGATGGCGAAGTACCTCGCCAAGGTGGAGCAGCGCCGCAAGGCGAAGGAAGGCGTCCAGGAGACCATGGAGATCACCGAGCTGGTGGTCCTCAAGGAGATCCGCGACGCCCTGGTCGCCCAGCGCGGTGCGAACGGCGGGAACGGCGGGGCCCAGCCCGGCCAGTACGGCGACCCCGGGCCCCGGCTCTAGGCGGCACCCCGGGTCAGACGTGGTGCGGAGGCTTCTCGTCGAGGAAGCGGGCCAGGTCGGCCGCGCTTCCGCTGGCGGGCGGCCGTTCGCCCCAGCCCCGGTCGGTGTCGTCCGAGGACTGCTGGTCGAGCGGGTCGCCGAAGTCCAGGCGCGGCTTCGGCCGGGACGTCGGCTGCGTCGCGGGCTGGGGCGTGGACGGCGTCGCAGACTGGGCCTTCGGGGCGTGCGGGTCGGTGGCTGGGGCGTCGCTCATGCCTCCAGGGTACGGCCGTCCCCGCCACCGGCCCCGCTCAGCTGGGGGCCTCGGCGCCCTTGCGGGCGTAGAACCAGTAGCAGACCACCAGGCACGTGGCGTAGAAGCCGATGAAGATCCACAGTGCGTTGGTGACGGCCATGGCCGCGAACATCGCGGGGATGAAGAAGAAGCCGTAGGCCGCGATGGCCGAGGAGAAGCCGGTGACGGCGCCCGACTCCATCTCCGACTGCTTGAGCGCCGCGGCCTGTGCCTCGGGGCCCTTGCCCTCGGCCTCCTTCATGTGGTGGTCCCGGAAGATCACCGGGATCTGCCGGAAGGTCGAGCCGTTGCCCAGGCCGGAGAAGGCGAAAGCCACCAGGAAGCCGATGTAGAAGGGCCAGAAGTCGCCCTCCTTGCCACCGGACGGCAGCGCGAAGATCACCACGACGAGGGCCGCGGCCATGCCGATGAAGGACAGGATCGTGACCCTGGCTCCGCCGATCTTGTCCGAGAGCCAGCCGCCGCCCCAGCGCGTGAGGGCCCCGATGAACGGACCGATCCAGGCGTAGGTGGTGGCCTGGTAGCCCTGCCCCTCGAAATTGTTCTTGATCAGCAGCGGCAGGGCGGCCGCGAAGCCGATGAAGGACCCGAAGGTGCCGACGTACAGCCAGGTCATCAGCCAGTTGTGCTTGCGCTTGAAGATGATCTTCTGCTGGCTGAAGGGGGCCGCGGCCACCTGGAGGTCGTTCATCAGGAACCAGGCGGCCAGCGCCATGATGACCAGCAGCGGCACCCAGAGGAAGGCGCCGTTCTGCAGCCAGATGTCGGTGTTCTTCTTCCCGTCGTACTGGGGTCCGCCCGCCGGGGCGCCCAAGACGGCCGCGGTGACCACCAGCGGGGCGACCAGCTGGACCACGCTCACGCCGAGGTTGCCGAGGCCGCCGTTGAGGCCGTTGGCGCTGCCCTTCTCCCGCTTGGGGAAGAAGAAGCCGATGTTCGCCATCGAGGAGGCGAAGTTCGCGCCGCCGATGCCGCAGACGGCCGCGATCAGCGCCAGCTCCCAGTACGGGGTCCCGGTGTCCTGGAGCGCGAAGCCCAGCCACAGCATCGGCCCGACCAGGATGATCGTGCTGAAGGCGGTGAACTTCCGCTCGCCGAACATCGGCCCGATGAAGGTGTAGAGGATCCGGAAGGTACCGCCGGTGATACCGGGGATGGCGGTCAGCCAGAACAGCTGCGACTTCGAGAAGCCGAAGCCGACGTCGTTCAGCCTGACCACGGTCACCGACCAGACCTGCCAGACCACGAAGCCGAGCATCAGGGCCGGGATCGAGACCCAGAGATTGCGCTGGGCGACCCGGTGTCCGGTGGACTGCCAGAAGCCCTCGTCCTCGGGCCGCCAGTCGGCGATGGTGGCCCCGGGCTTGTAGCTCTCCGCGCGGTGGCTGTGGGATGCCGACGAAGTCGGCGTGGGCATCGACATGGTCATCGGTCCTTCGGGTCGAGGAGCCACAGTCCGATCACTACGAGGAAGGACAGGATCAGGAACCCCGCTCCCCACCAGGCCGTGCCGGTGTTTCCCTTCATCCACTCGTTGACGGTCACGGTGAGCGCCCAGAGCTGGCCGATCACGACCGTCAGGGCCAGGACGAGGCGCGCGTTGAGGCGGGACGAGCGCTCGGGCTCCTGCTCGGTGCCGGCGCCGGGGCCCGGGCCCGTGTGCCGGATCCGGGGGTCCCCGTACCCGCTGGTGGAGCGGATCTGCGGGTACCGTTCGCGCACCGGCCGGTTGAGCCGTGGCTGGGCACTTCCCGGGTGGTACTCCGGGC contains:
- the mscL gene encoding large conductance mechanosensitive channel protein MscL: MSEKKKESVLAGFKAFLMRGNVVDLAVAVVIGAAFTNIVNSVVKGIIGPLVGAIGTKNLDAYTSCLKGPCSVDAKGEPVGVNIMWGSVLNAALSFLITAAVVYFLMVLPMAKYLAKVEQRRKAKEGVQETMEITELVVLKEIRDALVAQRGANGGNGGAQPGQYGDPGPRL
- a CDS encoding NarK family nitrate/nitrite MFS transporter, whose amino-acid sequence is MSMPTPTSSASHSHRAESYKPGATIADWRPEDEGFWQSTGHRVAQRNLWVSIPALMLGFVVWQVWSVTVVRLNDVGFGFSKSQLFWLTAIPGITGGTFRILYTFIGPMFGERKFTAFSTIILVGPMLWLGFALQDTGTPYWELALIAAVCGIGGANFASSMANIGFFFPKREKGSANGLNGGLGNLGVSVVQLVAPLVVTAAVLGAPAGGPQYDGKKNTDIWLQNGAFLWVPLLVIMALAAWFLMNDLQVAAAPFSQQKIIFKRKHNWLMTWLYVGTFGSFIGFAAALPLLIKNNFEGQGYQATTYAWIGPFIGALTRWGGGWLSDKIGGARVTILSFIGMAAALVVVIFALPSGGKEGDFWPFYIGFLVAFAFSGLGNGSTFRQIPVIFRDHHMKEAEGKGPEAQAAALKQSEMESGAVTGFSSAIAAYGFFFIPAMFAAMAVTNALWIFIGFYATCLVVCYWFYARKGAEAPS
- a CDS encoding DUF6755 family protein → MSEAPLPPRPEYHPGSAQPRLNRPVRERYPQIRSTSGYGDPRIRHTGPGPGAGTEQEPERSSRLNARLVLALTVVIGQLWALTVTVNEWMKGNTGTAWWGAGFLILSFLVVIGLWLLDPKDR